A region of Periophthalmus magnuspinnatus isolate fPerMag1 chromosome 13, fPerMag1.2.pri, whole genome shotgun sequence DNA encodes the following proteins:
- the cpda gene encoding carboxypeptidase D, whose product MAHVSLGFPLAPKLPLCFLVFLVSCVDARVRRSQATTESLETYGKYYNYEELSHLLHSLSQTYPLITNLSSIGQSVQGRELWVMRITKDPNMDTPGLPKFKYVGNMHGDETVSRQVLVYLIEYLLANYGEEQRVSELVNTTDIYIMPSMNPDGFEKSKEGDCAGNNGGRNNAKDFDLNRSFPDQYAEANFKLEDIPEVIAMMRWIQEKKFVLSANLHGGTVVASYPFDDSASHETRGHYSRAADDALFRYLALVYSSNHPVMKTGHPNCIDIKYETFKDGITNGAEWYDVPGGMQDYNYLYGNCLEITVELSCCKHPKADELPNEWSMNKESLLAYMEQVHIGVRGFVKEAIGGAAITNASIIVDGIQHNLTTGMYGDYYRLLLPGTYNITAMAPGYISMTVQSVQVSEGKATKLNFTLAPISETAASATLSPPMTSDAHISSITMSTTESTANKSDSSLDNKNTPPVLPTQLQPVQPQEFRHHNFADMELFLRKYSSEFPAITHLYSVGHSVEDRELYVLVISDNPKVHEHGEPEFKYVANMHGNEVVGRELMLNLIEYLCRNYGTDPEVTSLVNNTRIHIMPSMNPDGYEVATEGDVEGYNGRNNSNNFDLNRNFPDQFVTITEPKQPETIAVMNWLKSIPFVLSANLHGGSLVVNYPYDDNKEMVTQYSQCPDDEVFQQLSKTYSQENPMMHNGHPCENLYKNEYFTEGITNGANWYNVPGGMQDWNYLNTNCFEVTIELGCVKYPWAKDLPGYWEQNRRALLNFIHQVHTGVKGTVSDISDGTGILNATISVQGIDHNITTALTGDYWRLLTPGTYSITASAHGYKQVKTYATVSKDGVEVVDFRLKRLLSDTNRPAHSGLQPTQNPSEKEFQSLIKELSLGQGLDQLVKNTATESSFRYRHYKEMSAFMRGLTLNFPKITSLRSLGQSVEIRTIWALEISNRPGEAEPSEPKIRFVAGIHGNAPVGTELLLEFAALLCINYGKNPTITRLINDTRIVIVPSINPDGREQAVEKQCTSAQGLTNAHGKDLDTDFFGNASQRVVEAQPETRAMMDLIQEKGYTLSVALDGGSLVATYPYDKPVQTVENEGTLKYLANVYAKNHPKMHLGNSGCSDNRQSNNIPDGVMRAAERQSHMGSMKDFSMDFGHCPEITVYTGCCLFPPPDQLATLWAENKKALLSMLVEVHKGVRGVVRDKSGKPIPDAIIVLNGGVRVFTGEGGYFHALLEPGSHSIEAVAEGYQQQRLEVAVSSYEAANWILIEFDMDNSIFGLPREFVVASAAASMTALVVTACIIWCVCAAKSNRQKDGFHRLRQHRDDYEDEIRLTSMGSKKSLLSHEFQDESESDEETLYANKI is encoded by the exons ATGGCGCACGTTTCTTTAGGTTTCCCATTAGCGCCGAAACTGCCTCTGTGCTTTCTGGTCTTCCTTGTCTCCTGTGTTGACGCTAGGGTACGAAGAAGTCAAGCGACGACAGAGTCTTTAGAAACTTATGGAAAATACTATAATTATGAGGAACTAAGTCATCTTCTTCATTCTTTATCTCAAACATATCCTTTAATAACCAATTTGTCCAGCATAGGTCAGAGTGTGCAGGGCAGAGAGCTTTGGGTGATGCGTATAACCAAAGACCCTAACATGGACACACCGGGGCTGCCCAAATTCAAGTACGTGGGAAACATGCACGGCGACGAGACTGTGTCCAGACAGGTGTTGGTGTATTTGATCGAATACCTTTTGGCTAACTATGGCGAAGAGCAGCGTGTGTCTGAGCTGGTGAATACAACCGACATTTACATCATGCCCAGCATGAACCCTGATGGGTTTGAGAAGTCTAAAGAAGGAGACTGTGCAGGAAACAACGGGGGACGAAATAATGCCAAAGACTTCGATCTTAATAGGAGTTTTCCTGATCAGTACGCCGAGGCAAACTTTAAACTAGAAGACATCCCTGAAGTTATAGCTATGATGAGATGGATCCAGGAGAAAAA GTTTGTTCTGTCTGCAAACCTCCATGGAGGGACAGTAGTTGCCAGTTACCCATTTGATGACTCAGCCTCCCATGAGACAAGGGGCCACTACAGTCGAGCAGCAGATGATGCTCTGTTTCGCTACTTGGCCTTGGTCTATTCCTCAAATCACCCTGTAATGAAAACCGGTCATCCTAACTGTATTGACATAAAATATGAAACTTTTAAGGATGGCATCACCAATGGGGCGGAATGGTATGATGTGCCAG GTGGGATGCAAGATTACAACTACCTCTATGGAAACTGTCTGGAAATCACTGTGGAATTAAGTTGTTGCAAACACCCCAAGGCTGATGAACTCCCAAATGAATGGTCAATGAACAAGGAGTCTCTGTTAGCCTACATGGAGCAG GTCCACATTGGAGTTCGTGGATTTGTCAAAGAAGCAATTGGAGGTGCAGCGATTACTAATGCGAGCATTATTGTAGATGGAATTCAACATAATCTGACAACTGGAATGTATGGAGATTATTATCGTTTACTACTCCCAGGAACATACAACATCACAGCTATGGCACCTGG GTACATTTCGATGACAGTCCAAAGTGTCCAGGTATCTGAGGGCAAGGCCACAAAGCTTAATTTCACCTTGGCGCCTATCAGTGAAACTGCTGCTTCGGCCACATTGTCCCCACCAATGACCAGTGATGCACACATATCTAGCATTACTATGAGCACAACAGAATCTACAGCAAACAAATCAGATTCCTCTCTGGATAACAAGAACACGCCTCCTGTATTACCAACTCAGCTTCAGCCAGTTCAGCCTCAAGAATTTCGGCATCACAACTTCGCAGACATGGAACTATTTTTACGGAAGTACAGCAGCGAGTTCCCTGCTATCACTCATCTTTACTCTGTAGGCCACTCAGTAGAAGACAGAGAGCTGTATGTGCTGGTCATCTCAGATAATCCCAAAGTTCATGAACATG GTGAACCAGAGTTTAAATATGTAGCCAACATGCATGGCAATGAGGTTGTGGGCCGAGAGTTAATGCTTAACCTCATTGAGTACTTGTGCAGAAACTATGGCACTGATCCAGAGGTCACTTCTTTGGTCAATAATACTCGCATTCATATCATGCCTTCAATGAACCCTGATGGCTACGAAGTTGCCACTGAAG GTGATGTTGAAGGTTATAATGGTCGCAACAATAGCAACAACTTTGACTTGAACCGCAACTTTCCAGACCAGTTTGTCACCATCACAGAGCCCAAACAGCCAGAAACAATTGCTGTGATGAATTGGCTGAAGAGCATTCCTTTTGTGCTGTCAGCAAACCTTCACGGAG GTTCCTTGGTAGTCAATTATCCTTACGATGACAACAAAGAAATGGTAACTCAGTATAGTCAGTGTCCAGATGATGAGGTCTTTCAGCAGTTGTCCAAAACCTACTCACAG GAGAATCCTATGATGCACAATGGTCACCCTTGTGAGAACTTGTACAAAAATGAGTATTTTACAGAAGGCATCACTAATGGCGCCAACTGGTACAATGTCCCTG GTGGAATGCAAGATTGGAATTACTTAAACACCAATTGTTTTGAGGTGACCATTGAGCTGGGCTGTGTGAAGTACCCCTGGGCCAAGGACTTGCCTGGATATTGGGAGCAGAACCGACGAGCCTTACTAAATTTCATACATCAA GTGCATACTGGTGTGAAGGGCACAGTGTCTGACATAAGTGATGGTACAGGGATCCTTAATGCCACTATAAGCGTTCAGGGCATAGACCACAATATCACCACTGCTCTAACCGGTGACTACTGGAGACTCCTGACCCCTGGAACATACTCAATCACTGCGTCTGCTCATGG gtaTAAACAAGTGAAAACCTATGCTACAGTTTCCAAAGATGGAGTAGAGGTGGTGGACTTCAGATTGAAACGCCTCCTCTCTGACACTAACAGACCGGCTCACAGTGGCCTTCAGCCAACTCAAAATCCTTCTGAGAAGGAATTTCAAAGCTTGATCAAAGAGCTGTCTCTAGGACAGGGTTTGGACCAGCTGGTGAAAAACACAGCCACAGAAAGCAGTTTCCGATACCGCCATTACAAAGAGATGTCTGCGTTTATGAGAGGCCTTACTCTTAACTTCCCTAAAATTACATCTCTACGAAG TCTTGGCCAAAGTGTAGAGATCCGGACCATTTGGGCTCTTGAAATTTCCAATCGTCCAGGTGAGGCAGAACCATCTGAACCCAAAATTCGATTTGTAGCAGGAATCCATGGCAACGCCCCTGTTGGAACCGAGCTGCTTCTTGAATTTGCTGCCCTTTTATGTATCAATTATGGCAAAAATCCAACGATCACTAGA CTCATCAATGATACCCGGATTGTGATTGTGCCTTCAATTAATCCTGATGGACGAGAACAAGCTGTTGAAAAACAATGCACCTCTGCCCAAGGTCTGACAAATGCTCATGGCAAAGACCTGGACACTGATTTCTTtg GAAATGCCTCTCAGCGTGTTGTAGAAGCCCAGCCTGAGACAAGAGCGATGATGGATCTAATTCAAGAGAAAGGATACACACTCTCTGTAGCCCTAGATGGAGGCTCACTTGTTGCTACTTATCCCTATGATAAGCCTGTCCAAACAG ttgaAAATGAAGGCACTCTGAAGTATCTGGCTAATGTTTATGCCAAGAATCATCCGAAGATGCACCTTGGCAACTCTGGATGCTCTGATAACAGGCAAT CAAATAATATTCCTGATGGAGTCATGAGggcagcagagagacagagtcaCATGGGCAGTATGAAG GACTTTAGTATGGATTTTGGTCACTGTCCTGAAATTACAGTGTACACAGGCTGCTGTCTGTTCCCCCCGCCTGACCAGTTGGCCACACTTTGGGCAGAGAACAAGAAAGCTCTTCTTAGCATGCTGGTGGAG GTCCATAAAGGGGTGCGAGGTGTTGTGCGAGATAAGAGTGGAAAGCCTATTCCTGATGCCATCATTGTACTAAATGGTGGGGTTAGAGTCTTTACAGGAGAAGGAGGCTACTTCCATGCACTTCTTGAACCAGGCAGCCATAGCATTGAAGCTGTTGCAGAGGGCTACCAACAACAACGTCTGGAG GTGGCGGTGTCTTCATATGAAGCAGCAAACTGGATACTTATTGAGTTTGACATGGATAATAGCATATTCGGGCTACCAAGAGAGTTTGTGGTTGCCAGTGCAG CTGCATCCATGACTGCATTAGTGGTAACGGCATGCATCATCTGGTGTGTATGTGCTGCCAAATCCAACCGCCAAAAAGACGGGTTCCACCGTCTGCGCCAGCATCGTGATGATTATGAAGATGAAATTCGGCTCACGTCAATGGGCTCCAAGAAATCCCTGCTCTCACACGAGTTTCAAGATGAGAGTGAAAGTGATGAAGAGACGTTGTATGCCAACAAAATCTGA